DNA sequence from the Lysinibacillus sp. OF-1 genome:
TCGTGTAAAAGGCTGGTTACACAAGGATCAACAACTCGATACCGAATAAAATTTCCCTCACGAGACGAACGAACAATGCCCTTATCATCTAATCGTTGAAGTTGGTTAGAGATGGCTTGAGGTTTCATTTCGAGTTGTTCAGCCAACTCAGTAACGGATATGTTTGGTGTTCGAATCACTGCGTGTAATATCCGAAGCCTCGTGCCGTTTGAAAGGATTTTAAACGTTTCGCTCAATCCCTCCGCATAATCTATATCCAACAAAGGACGATCCGTTAGCTGAGGTTTAGGTGTACAACAATTTTCTTCCATTATTTCCTCCTCCACTTCACTATTACATTATATAGTGTAATAGTTTGTGTGTCAAATTATATTTTTTTAGATTATTCCGCATCAGCCAATGGAATATTACTTTGATTGTTTTCAACCCTTATTCCTTCTTTTTTCCATTTATGCCTGCGTAGGAACATTCCGTTGATAATAATAAGTAATGCACTACCTTCATTTATAATTAAACCTAATGTAAGAGGCATGACTCCGATCAAGGCAGTCACAACAAGGAACGCAACTATCGCTAACGAAATAGCAATATTTTGGTATATTTTAGAAACTGTCTTTTTACTTAATTTTAGTGTATATACTAGTTGATCTAAATTATCCTGCATTAAAGCAATATCTGCTGTCTCTAGTGCAACGTCTGTTCCTTGAACTCCCATTGCAATACCTACATCAGCCTGAGCCAGTGCTGGTGCATCATTTACACCATCTCCTACCATCGCTACCTGCCCATACTGTTTTTGCAATTCTTTCACTGCGTTAATCTTATCTTCTGGAAGGAGTTCTGCTCTTACTTCATCAACGCCAAGTTCTTTACCAATTGCTTCACCTGTTAGTCTATTATCACCTGTTAGCATAACAACCTTTTTCACACCAGCTTCTTTCAAACTTTGAATAGCTTGTTTTGCATTTTCTTTGGGTCTATCAGCTACTGCAATCATCCCAAGTACTTCATTGGCAGTTCCTAAGAGCATGACAGTTTTCCCTTGTCCTTGCAGCTTTTCAATTTGCATGACGTGGTCTTTATTTATGTTTACTTTTAATTCGTTAAACAAGCGTGGATTTCCAATGTAGTAATTATTTCCGTTAATCTTACCTTTTGCCCCACGACCTGTAAGTGAATCGAATTCTTCTACATCTGGAATTGTAATCTTTTTGTTTAATGTTTCTTCCATAATCGCATCAGCTAAAGGATGTTCGGATTGTTTTTCAAGCGCACCAGCAATATCCAATAATTGCTTATTTGAAAGGTCTGATACCGTTACAAGATCCGTGACCGAAGGCTTTCCAACTGTCAAGGTTCCTGTTTTATCAAATGCCACAACTTGAGTACTACCAGCTGATTCTATATAAATACCGCCTTTAACCATTACTCCACTTCGAGCTGCCGTTCCAATGCCAGTAACGACTGCGACTGGCACAGACAGTACTAATCCACAAGAACAAGAAACGACTAGTACCACTAAAGCTCTATATAACCATTCATCAAAAGGTTGACCAAAGAAAAGGGGAGGTACAATAGCCACAATGATCGCTAATACAAACATGGCTGGCGTGTAAATGGCACCAAATTTCTCACTGAACCGCTGTCCTTTCCCTTTTTTCATTTGTGCGCCCTCTACTAATTTAATAATTTGGGCTAGGGTTGTATCTTGAGCAAGTTTAGTCACTTCTATTTCCAATGCACCACGTCCATTTAATGTTGAAGCAAATACCTCATCTCCTAATTGTTTTGATACAGGTATTGACTCTCCAGTAATGGAAGCTTGATCAACTGTAGTTGAACCTTTAGTGACTACACCATCAACTGGTATTTTTTCTCCGGGACGTACCAGAACGATATCTCTGATTTCCACTTGTTCTGTCAATATACGCATTTGACGACCATTTCGAATGACTGTTGCTTCACTAGGGGCTAATTCAACTAATGCTCTAATTGCATTTCTGGCTTTATCTGATGCGTATGATTCCATTAATTCACCTAAAGAGAAAATAACGACAAGCATCGCAGCTTCTTCCCATAATCCTAGATAAATAGCTCCAATTACTGCCGCAATAAGCAATGTATTAATGGAGAGACTTCCATTTCTTAATTCAACCCATGCACTTCTTGCTGGATAGATCCCTCCAACAACAATTGCAATACTATATAAAATAATCGCCCACATTTCAGGTAGACCGAATCCAATTTCTGCAATCAGTGTAAATGCTGTGACGGTTGCGGCAATAATCAACAGTATTGTCCTTGGGTGTTTATACCACCTTGTATTCATTTCTGTGTTCCCCCTTATTTATGTTCCATTTTTAAAATGTAATCAAAAAAATTGATATGTTTTTATTCATTTGATAGGAAAAGATAAATTAAATACTAAACCCCACTCAAAAGTTATCTAAAGGGATAACATTAAGTGGGAAAACTGGAGTTATTTAACTACAGGGTGACCTACTTTTTTTAATTTATCAGCAATGTCGTCAAGAGTTACTCTGGAATCATCATAAGTTACAGTTAATTTTTCCGCAAAAAAGTTAGCCTCTGTACTTTGAATTCCCTTTAATTTTTTCAAAGCTTTTTCAACTGTTGTTGCACATGAAGGGCAATCCAAACCTTCCACTTTTAGAACATCAGTTTTTGCTGAATTCATTTTAAATTCCTCCCTTTTATTTAAGTAAAACGATAATACTTTTTATTACCAATTTCACAATTACATTGTATAGTGTAATAGTATTGTTGTCAATTCCTATATCTTATATTAATGACTGTCCTTTAATTTATCTGCTACATAGGTACAAATACAATAATTCGAATACCTCGATACAGTATAAGTCATAACAATAAGG
Encoded proteins:
- a CDS encoding ArsR/SmtB family transcription factor translates to MEENCCTPKPQLTDRPLLDIDYAEGLSETFKILSNGTRLRILHAVIRTPNISVTELAEQLEMKPQAISNQLQRLDDKGIVRSSREGNFIRYRVVDPCVTSLLHEGWCLTEDLPK
- a CDS encoding heavy metal translocating P-type ATPase yields the protein MNTRWYKHPRTILLIIAATVTAFTLIAEIGFGLPEMWAIILYSIAIVVGGIYPARSAWVELRNGSLSINTLLIAAVIGAIYLGLWEEAAMLVVIFSLGELMESYASDKARNAIRALVELAPSEATVIRNGRQMRILTEQVEIRDIVLVRPGEKIPVDGVVTKGSTTVDQASITGESIPVSKQLGDEVFASTLNGRGALEIEVTKLAQDTTLAQIIKLVEGAQMKKGKGQRFSEKFGAIYTPAMFVLAIIVAIVPPLFFGQPFDEWLYRALVVLVVSCSCGLVLSVPVAVVTGIGTAARSGVMVKGGIYIESAGSTQVVAFDKTGTLTVGKPSVTDLVTVSDLSNKQLLDIAGALEKQSEHPLADAIMEETLNKKITIPDVEEFDSLTGRGAKGKINGNNYYIGNPRLFNELKVNINKDHVMQIEKLQGQGKTVMLLGTANEVLGMIAVADRPKENAKQAIQSLKEAGVKKVVMLTGDNRLTGEAIGKELGVDEVRAELLPEDKINAVKELQKQYGQVAMVGDGVNDAPALAQADVGIAMGVQGTDVALETADIALMQDNLDQLVYTLKLSKKTVSKIYQNIAISLAIVAFLVVTALIGVMPLTLGLIINEGSALLIIINGMFLRRHKWKKEGIRVENNQSNIPLADAE
- a CDS encoding heavy-metal-associated domain-containing protein → MNSAKTDVLKVEGLDCPSCATTVEKALKKLKGIQSTEANFFAEKLTVTYDDSRVTLDDIADKLKKVGHPVVK